The following are from one region of the Paenibacillus sp. KS-LC4 genome:
- a CDS encoding glycosyltransferase, with translation MLLGVHIIARNEEDVLSRCLKSIKNIADEIIVADSGSTDGTIELASQYGARVLHVEWQDDFSSVRNAALEQARTLWVLVLDADEWLEGETGQALRQELRQTKNPAFRLPMRHLYDDASADHCLYSQALRLFRADRGYCYEGEIHEQLISSSIESGCASEARSIDGPLLQTPLTLVHDGYKPSVIARKNKAERNLRIIDRQLSQRPHDPFCLYNYGVTMCQLGRTAEAEPALRASWAAVPINAPYRPSLIRDYAKVLLALAKPEEALALLREEVLRYPNYADLHMLMGEALSSAGMLTEAAQAYEMAVLISTKSLGRLDRASNKFSAGEYITELGADGTFIRTALGAVQKRMGNHEAAIRHYELALVAVWHQPAAVGMADTLQLIGWSDMAIAERLRALFAVGERRDSVNKRLASVMQQIGAWQCARELWMEGAIEAGLIVAVRGHDGMPDRDSFSTEQSDWSIEEIRQFGVCLMACGQYAEANALWESWLDRMPIADREAIKDSDEQTVLSSLARDWTLCCWQLDETIKEGIGLGALQRYLGWEQANGRIFSVEKEWFDQLGEQTAALYVKQAIELNMLPLAARLTACHQGLQLESEQLLYDNGYVEAAAELMLRSYAREGAMSAGQQFRLGELLYDKGLYGEALSLFENISEAGEYGDRAQLGSAAACLQMGIAALEPGQYSGSRGWDGSWAVQDEERLRAALARVNALGWHTSWNAVQRRRTNGGAAEADLFMHDR, from the coding sequence ATGCTGCTGGGAGTTCACATTATCGCTCGCAACGAAGAGGATGTACTGAGCCGCTGTCTCAAAAGCATTAAAAATATCGCAGACGAAATTATCGTTGCAGATTCAGGCTCTACGGATGGCACGATAGAGCTGGCCAGCCAATATGGAGCCAGAGTGCTGCATGTGGAATGGCAGGATGACTTTTCCAGCGTCCGCAATGCGGCACTTGAACAGGCGCGTACGCTCTGGGTTTTGGTGCTGGATGCCGACGAATGGCTGGAAGGCGAGACGGGTCAAGCGTTAAGGCAAGAGCTGCGGCAGACGAAAAATCCCGCTTTCCGTCTGCCGATGCGTCATCTATATGATGACGCATCGGCAGACCACTGTCTTTACAGCCAAGCACTTAGGTTGTTTCGAGCCGACCGCGGCTACTGTTATGAAGGTGAAATCCATGAACAGCTTATTTCCAGCTCCATTGAAAGCGGGTGTGCTTCTGAGGCGAGAAGTATAGACGGGCCGCTGCTTCAAACACCGCTCACGCTTGTTCACGACGGGTATAAGCCTTCAGTCATTGCCCGCAAAAATAAAGCCGAAAGAAATTTACGGATCATTGACAGGCAGCTGTCCCAGCGGCCTCATGATCCTTTTTGTCTTTACAACTACGGGGTGACGATGTGTCAGCTGGGTAGAACGGCTGAGGCTGAGCCTGCGCTACGTGCTTCTTGGGCAGCGGTGCCAATAAACGCCCCCTATCGCCCTTCGCTCATTCGGGACTATGCAAAAGTGCTGCTCGCACTTGCAAAGCCAGAGGAAGCGTTGGCTCTGCTCCGCGAAGAAGTGCTGCGTTACCCAAACTATGCAGATCTCCATATGCTCATGGGTGAGGCGCTCTCTTCTGCCGGGATGCTTACAGAAGCAGCACAAGCCTATGAGATGGCGGTCCTTATATCTACCAAATCATTAGGGCGGCTAGATAGAGCCTCAAATAAGTTCTCTGCTGGCGAGTATATTACCGAGCTTGGTGCAGATGGAACGTTTATTCGAACGGCATTGGGGGCGGTGCAGAAGCGTATGGGAAACCATGAGGCGGCAATTAGACACTATGAGCTGGCGCTCGTTGCAGTATGGCATCAGCCAGCGGCTGTAGGCATGGCGGATACGCTTCAGCTTATTGGTTGGAGCGATATGGCTATAGCGGAGCGCTTGAGGGCGTTATTCGCCGTTGGAGAGCGGCGGGATTCGGTCAACAAACGCTTAGCCTCCGTCATGCAGCAGATTGGCGCTTGGCAATGCGCCAGAGAGCTGTGGATGGAAGGCGCGATTGAGGCGGGCCTAATTGTTGCTGTAAGAGGGCATGATGGAATGCCGGATCGGGATTCCTTTTCAACGGAGCAGTCGGACTGGAGTATAGAAGAAATTCGCCAATTTGGCGTATGCCTCATGGCTTGCGGTCAATATGCGGAGGCAAATGCGCTCTGGGAGTCTTGGCTTGATCGTATGCCGATAGCAGATCGAGAGGCTATAAAGGATTCGGATGAACAGACTGTTCTGAGTTCACTTGCTCGCGATTGGACTTTATGCTGCTGGCAGCTTGATGAAACGATAAAAGAAGGAATAGGCCTTGGAGCGCTGCAGCGCTATCTGGGGTGGGAGCAGGCGAATGGCCGTATTTTTTCAGTGGAAAAAGAGTGGTTCGATCAGCTTGGCGAGCAGACAGCTGCCCTTTATGTAAAACAGGCCATCGAGCTGAATATGCTTCCGCTGGCGGCAAGGCTGACGGCTTGTCATCAGGGGCTGCAATTGGAAAGCGAGCAATTGCTTTATGATAACGGATATGTCGAGGCGGCAGCGGAGCTTATGCTTCGCAGTTATGCCAGAGAAGGCGCAATGAGCGCGGGGCAGCAATTTCGGCTAGGAGAGCTGCTGTATGATAAAGGGCTCTACGGTGAAGCATTATCCCTATTCGAAAATATATCCGAAGCAGGCGAGTATGGTGATCGCGCACAGCTTGGCTCAGCGGCAGCTTGCCTCCAAATGGGAATTGCAGCGCTGGAGCCCGGCCAATATAGCGGCAGTCGAGGCTGGGACGGCAGTTGGGCCGTGCAGGATGAGGAGCGGCTTCGCGCAGCACTTGCACGGGTGAATGCGCTCGGCTGGCACACGAGCTGGAATGCCGTGCAGAGGAGGCGGACGAATGGCGGGGCAGCGGAAGCTGATCTCTTTATGCATGATCGTTAA